The nucleotide sequence GACGCCCCGGCCGCACACGGTTCCGCGGTGCTCGCCATCGCCGATCCCGCGGTCAGCACCGACCCGGCGAGGGTGGCGGCGAGAACGGCACCACGGAGCACGAAGCGTTTGTTCATCGAGTTTTCCTTACCGCGAGCAAGACCCCTCACCACAGTGGCCGATCCGCCGACGAAGATCAACCGCCACCCGCCGAGTTACGTCCCCGATCACGCGAGTTACGTTTCTGATCACGCGAGTCACGTCTCCGATCAACCGGCGCCGGTCATTCCCCGATGACCTGCTCCACCTTGCGCTGCAGCTTGTTCATCCCGCCGAGCCAGCGATCGGTCTGCGTGGCCCGCGCGGCGTAGTAGTCCGCGACCTCGGGATGCGGCAGCACCAGGAACCGGTCGGCGGCGATGGCCTCGAACAGCGCGTCCGCGACCTGCTCCGGCTGGATCGCCGACGCGCCCATCAGCAGTTCGCCCGCCGGGCCGGTGTTCTCCAGCATCGCCGTCCGCACGCCCTGCGGGCAGATGGCCTGCACGGTGAGCCCGCGGTGCCGGTAGGTCGCCGACAGCCATTCGGCGAAGGCGAGCGCGCCGTGTTTGGTCACCGAGTAGGACGCCGAACCGAGGCTGGTCAGCAATCCCGCCGCCGACACCGTCGAGATGAAGTGCCCGCGGCCGCGTTCGAGCCACGGCGGCAGGAGCAGCCGCGCCGCGCGCACGTGCGCCATGACGTTGACGTCCCAAATCCGCGCCCAGTCCTCCTCCGGCGCGTCCACGCCGCCCATCGGCGCGATCCCGGCGTTGGCGCAGAAGACGTCGATCTCGCCGAGGGTTTCGCGCGCCGCCTCGATCAGGGACGCGACACCCGCTTCGCTCGCGGCGTCACCGGCGACGGCGGTCCCGCCGATCTCCTTCGCCACTTCGGCCGCGGCGTCCCCGTTCAGGTCGCCGACGACGACCCGGGCGCCCTCGGCGGCGAACCGGCGGGCGAGGACGGCCCCGATGCCGCCGCCCCCACCGGTGACGACGACCCCGGAACCGGTGAACGACGCGGTCACAGGCCACCCGCCAGTGTGACGCCGCCGTCGAGGACCACCGTCTGCCCGGTGATCCAGCCCGCTTCCTCCGAAAGCAGGAACGACACGGCGCTCGCGATGTCCGCCGGAACGCCGAGGCGCTTCATCGGATACGACTCGGAGACCTCTTCTTCGCGGCCTTCGTACAGCGCGGTCGCGAACTTGGTCTTGACCACGGCCGGCGCGACGGCGTTCACGCGGATCTTCGGCCCCAGTTCGAAGCCGAGTTCCTTGGTGAGCCGGATCAGCGCGGCCTTGCTGACGCCGTACATGCCGATCCCGGGCGAAGCGCCGAGCCCGGCGATGGACGCGACGTTCACCACCGCGCCGCCGTGCTCCCCCATCCACGCGTCCCGCGCCCGGCGAGTCCACGAAAGCGGCGCGAGCACGTTGACGGCGAAGATCTTCGCGGCGGCCCCCGGGTCGATGTCCAGGGTCGGCCCGAACACCGGGTTGATACCGGTGTTGTTGACCAGCATGTCGAGCCTGCCGAAGGTCTCGATGGTCTTGGCGACGGCCTCGTCCTGGTGCGCCTCGTCGTCGGCCTTGCCCGGAACGGCGATGGCGACGGCCTCGCCGCCCAGTTCGGCCACCGCTTCGGCCAGCGGCTCCGGCTTGCGCGCGGTGATGCACACCTTCGCGCCGCGCTCGACCAGGTCCTTGGCGATCCCGAGACCGATACCCCGGCTGGCGCCGGTGACGATCGCGACGCGATCCTTGAACGAGTTCACTCTTCGATCTCCTCTGTGTTCACTGGCGACGCAATCACTAAGCGAGCGCTCACTTACAATGGGAAGGTCCGGAGACGGTGTCAAGCCCGCCATCCGGAACGAGCGTCTGGGAGGATCTGCGGATGACCATGTCGCTGTCGGCCGAGCTGTGGCCCGACGTCCAGCCGGAGACGGCACGGCGGCTGATGCTGGCGGGGGTCGAATCCTTCGCGCGCCGTGGCTATCACGCGACCACCACCCGGGACATCGCCTCGGCGGCGGGGATGAGTCCCGCGGCGCTGTACGTGCACTTCCCGTCCAAGGCCGCGTTGCTGTTCGCGATCTCGAAGTACGGCCACGAGCAGACGCTCTCGCTGGTCGAGAGCGTCGTGGCACGGGAGACCGACCCGGTCGAGCGGATCCGGTTGCTGGTCGAGGATTTCGTGGCGTGGCACGCGCGGAGGCACACCGTGGCCCGCGTGGTGCAGTACGAACTGCACGCGCTGCCCGACGAGGAGTTCGAGATCGTCGCGAAACTGCGCCGCCGCATCGAGCAGGTCGTGCGCGAGGTCATCACCGAAGGCGCCGCGACGGGCGTGTTCACCGTCGGCGACCCGCACACCGCCGCCCGCGCCGTGCTCTCGCTCGGCGTCGACGTCTCCCGCTGGTACAGCGAGCGGACGCGCCAGACCCCCAAGAAACTCGGCCAGGAGTACAGCGAACTGGTGCTGCGCATGCTCGGCACGAAACTCTCCTGACCAGTACCGTTCGACCCTTCCCGGCGCTACCGCCACCAGAGTGACATACCAACCGGTCGGTATATAGAATTACCCGTTGAGACGTTGACCACATACTAAGCGGTTGTTAACTTGCCCGGACTGCATCGCCGCAGCAGCGCCGAGCGAAGGGCATCCAGATGGCCGACACCGCACCGAACGCCCCGGAAACCGCCGCCGAACCGACGATCACCGTGTCCCAGCGCCGAAGGGCCGCGACCGCGGCGGCACTCGCCTCCTCGGTCGAGTGGTACGACTACTTCGTCTTCGGCATCGCCGCCGCCCTGGTCTTCGGGAAGACCTTCTTCCCCACCAGCAACGCGGCCGCCGGCGTCCTCGCCTCGTTCGCGACCTTCGCGGTCGGCTTTCTCGCCCGGCCACTCGGCGGGATCATCGCGGGCAGCCTCGGCGACAAACGCGGCCGGAAACCCGTGCTGGTGCTGGCGATCGCGCTGATGGGCGCGGCGACCACACTGATCGGCCTGCTGCCGACCTACGACTCGATCGGCATCGCCGCACCGATCCTCCTGGTCCTGCTCCGGCTCGTGCAGGGGGTCGCCGTCGGCGCCCAGTGGGGTGGCGCGATGCTGCTCGCCACCGAGTACGCGCCGCCTGGCAAACGCGGTCTGTACGGCAGCCTCGTGCAACTCGGCGTCCCGATCGGGGTGGTGCTGGCGAACACGGTGTTCCTGGTCGCCGCCCAGGTCGCGCCGCCGTCGGATTTCCTCGTCTGGGCGTGGCGGATCCCGTTCCTGGTGGGTGTCCTCGTGCTCGGGCTGGCCTGGTACATGCACGTCAAGATCGACGAAACCCCCGAATACCGCCGTGCGGAAGCGAAACTCGCCGCCGAGGAACGCGGCCGCGCCAAGTCGCCGCTGCGCGACGTCCTGCGCCATCACAAGGGCACGGTGCTGCTGGCGGGCGGCTCGTTCATGGTCAACACCGCCACGTTCTACATCCTGCTGAACGGTGTCCTCGACTACGCCACCCGCCACCTCGGGATGTCACGGACCACCGTGCTCGTCGCGACCCTGCTGATCAGCACCCTGCAGCTGGCGATCATCCCGCTGTCGGCGAAACTGTCCGACCGGATCGGCAGGCTCAAGATCTACACCTTCGGCGCGGCGGGCGTCGCGCTCTGGGCGATCCCGATGTTCCTGCTGATCGACACCGCCTCGCTGCCGCTGTTCGTCATCGCCTCGTTCGTCGGGTCACTGTTCCTCGGCATCATGTACGGTCCGCAGGCGGCGTTGTTCGCCGAGCTCTTCACCGCCGAGATGCGTTACACCGGCGCCTCGCTCGGCTACCAGATCAGCGCGGTCGTCGGCGGCGGGCTCGCGCCGTTCATCATGGTGCTGCTGCTGGAATCCACCGGGACCTCGATGTCGGTCTCGCTCTACATCATCGTGCTGGCCCTGATCTCGCTCGGCTCGATCGGCCTGCTGGCCAAACGCGCGCGGTCCACTTCGGACTCAGACGACCGCGCGCGCGAAGCGGTCGGCGACCAGCCGTAGCCGCTCCTTGACCTCGTCCGGCGCCTCCTCCACGACGAAGTCGACGTCCCAGTGGGCGAGGTAGTACGGCATCACGGAAAGGTCGTTGGAACCGACCCGGACCCGGCAGGTGTGCTCGTCGATGGCCTCGATCGTCCCGGCGGTCGGGGACACGTATTCGGCGAGCGCGTCCGCCGGGGCGTTCACCCGCAGCACCATCTGGTGCGGATACGGCGAAGACGTGATCCCGCGGGAGACGTACGCCGCGAGGTCCTCCGCGGGCGGTTCCCTCGGGGTGAACCGGAAACTCGTGTCCGGGACGCCGTCGATGCGGTCGACGCGGAAGGTCCGCCAGTCGTCACGGTCGAGGTCGAACGCGACCAGGTACCAGCGGCGCCCGGTGTGCACCAGGCGTAATGGCTCGATGTAGCGCTCGCTGACGTCGCCGTTGTGGCTGCGGTAGCCGAACCGGAGCCGCTGATGGTCACGGCACGCGGACGCGATGACCGTCAGCGCCGCCGCGTCGATGACCGGGACGACGCCGCCGAGCGGGATCATCGCGGTGTTCAACGCGGTGATCCGGTGCCGCAGCCGCGCGGGCAGCACCTGCTCCAGCTTCGTGAGCGCGCGAACCGAGGTCTCCTCGATCCCCGAGACCGTCCCGTTCGCGGCCGTGCGGAGCCCGACGGCGACCGCGACGGCCTCGTCGTCGTCCAGCAGCAGCGGCGGCAACGCGGCCCCCGCGCCGAGCCGGTAGCCGCCCGCGACACCGGGGGTGGCGTGCACCGGGTAGCCCAGCTCGCGCAGCCGCTCGACGTCGCGCCGGACCGTGCGGACGTCGACCTTCAGCCGGTCGGCCAGATCGGCGCCCGGCCAGTCCCGGCGCGCCTGCAGCAGGGAGAGCAGCCTCAGCAGCCGTGCCGACGTGCCCGTGGTCATCGGTTCGCTCGCTTCATGGGAGGAGTGTCGCAGATATTCAGGACAGGTCCCGTCCGCATTGGCTCGTGAGTGGCTAGGACGGTTAGAACCGTCCTAGCCACTCACGAGCCGTAAGGTGACCCAGGTGATCGATCCCGCGCAGCTGCTGTCCGTCGCCCGTGAAGAGGCCGAACTCGGCAAGGCCGAGGGCGGGGTACCGATCGGTGCCGCCCTCTTCGACACCACCGGTGCCCTGCTCGGCCGGGGCCACAACCGCCGGGTCCAGGACGGCGACCCGTCGATGCACGCCGAGACCTCGGCCTTCCGGAACGCGGGCAGGCGGCCGCACTACCGGGACACGATCATGGTCACCACCCTGTCCCCCTGCTGGTACTGCAGCGGGCTGGTGCGCCAGTTCGGCATCGGCCGGGTCGTCATCGGCGAGGCCACGACGTTCGAGGGCGGGCACGGCTGGCTCGAGGAGCACGGCGTCGAGATCACCCTGCTCGACGATCCTGCGTGCACCGCGCTGATGACCGAGTTCATCCGGGAGCACCCGGACCTGTGGTTCGAAGACATCGGCGTCCCCGCCGAGGGCTAGGTTTCGGCCTCGAAGACGACGGTGCGGTTGCGCCCGGCGCCCTTCGCCGCGCGCAGCGCCTGATCCGCCGCGCCGACGAGCCGGTCGAGCGTCTCGCCGCTGGCGGGATGCGAAGACACTCCGATCGAGACGGTCGCCCCGGCGAACTTCCCATCCAGTGAGACGAACGTCGAGGAGATCCGCAGCCGGATGCGTTCGGCGATCGCGTGCGCGTCGAACCGGCTCGTGCCGGGCAGCAGGACCACGAACTCCTCGCCGCCGAACCGGCCGACCAGGTCCGCGGCGCGGACCTCGGCGCGCAGAGTGTCCGCCACGGCCCGAAGAACGTCGTCGCCGACGTGCCTGCCGTGCCGGTCGTTGAGCCGGGCGAAATGGTCGAGGTCGAGCATCAGCAGCGAAAGATCGGCGCCACGGCCGCGAAGCAGCTCGAACTGGGTGCGGGCACCGTCCAACCAGGACGACGCGGTGAGCAGTCCGGTACCGGAGTCCGTGTCCGCGTGACCACGCAGGGCACGCATCGTCCCCGCCCGGTGAAGTACCACGAGCGCCCCCGCGAGTACCACGGTGACCAACGGCCAGTCCGCCGCCGACCACGCGAGCACCAGTCCGAACGCGACCATCGCCGCGTCGAAGGCGAATCCCGACGGTTCCGCCCCGAATTCGGCCGCCGGTGCGGCCAAGGCCGCGTCGACGGACAGGAAGACCAGCCCGGTCGCGAAAACCAGGGCGAAACTTTCGAAATCCCTTGCCGCGCCGATGAACGGCGGCGCGCCCAGCAATACCGGGACGATCGAGGCGCCGAGCGCGGAAAGCATGGTCGCGGACGCCGCGAACACCTGCCGATGCGGGATCCCGCGGCGGATCCGGAACCAGCGATATCCCGCGGAGGCGACGACGAGCACCGCGGCCGGCGCGGGCGGCAGAAGGAGCGCACCCGCGAAAATCCACGCCGCGTCCAGCCCTGCGCCGAGCCGGGTGTCGGCGCGGGATCGCTCGACCGGGCGGGAAAGCTCTGCGCTGAGGACCATTCCGGTTAACAGAGCGGAAAACGGAAGAAACGACGACGGCGCGGGCGGCCGCAGCACGAAGAGGTAGACGGTGGCGGCGATGGCGGCGAAGTCGACGAGGAGCAGGTATCCGATCAGGCCACGCCTGGGTAATTCCCACAGGCTCCACGACCCCAGTACCCGCCACGGCGCGGCGAGCCGGTCTCTCCGGTCGCGGCTTCCGGTCGCCATCAGGGAGTCCCCCACCATTTCGGCAAACTAGCCGGTAATCGCGATGGTGTCGATCCGCTTTCCGGGTCATGACCCCCTACTAAGGTCGGTCGTTTCCGGCGAGTATTCCGGTGAATTCTTGACAGTCCTCAATGGTCTAGTCCACCGTGAGTGAGCGCACCCTCCCGGTTGATCCGCCGCGTCAAGACGGAGGTGCTCCACACCTGCGCGCCTCGCCGCGCGCGTACCAGTTGGAGGACCGATGAAATCCTTACGACGCTGGGCAACACTGGTCACCACCGTCGGCGCCGCTCTCGCCACGGCCGCCGGCCTCGCCCCCGTCGCCTCGGCGGCCCCGGACCCGGTGCTCGCCTCTCCCTATTTGTACCAGTGGTCGGGACAGACGGACCCGATCGCCGCCATGAACGCCACCGGCGTCAAGGCGTTCACTCTCGCGTTCATCCTCTCCGACGGCGGCTGCAACCCGAAATGGGACGGCAGCCGGTCTCTCACCGGCTCCGACGCCACGATGATCGCCAACATCCGGGCCAAGGGCGGTGACGTCATCCCCTCGTTCGGCGGCTGGTCGGGCACGAAGCTCGGCCCCAAGTGCGGCACTCCCGCGGCACTCGCCGGCGCGTATCAAAAGGTCATCGACGCCTACAAACTCAAGGCGATCGACCTCGACATCGAGAACACCGACGAGTTCGAGAATCACACCGTCCAGGACCGGATCCTGAACGCCATCAAGATCACGAAACAGAAGAACCCGGGCCTGCGCGTGGTCATCACCATCCCGACCGAGGTCGGCGGCCCCAACGCGCACGGCAAGCGGCTCATCAACCAGTCGAAGGCGCTCGGCGCGGGCGTCGACGCGTGGTCGGTCATGCCGTTCAACTTCTCGAGCGGCGGTGACATGGCGGGCAAGACCCGCAGCGCCGTGGACGGGCTGAAGAACGTGGTGAAATCCGCCTTCGGTCTGAGCGACGACGCGGCCTACCGGCGCAGCGGGCTTTCGTCGATGAACGGGAAGACCGATGTGGCGGGTGAGACCGTCAGCGTCGCCGACTTCCGCGCGATCCGCGACTACGCGGCGAGCAAACATCTCGCCCGGTTGTCGTTCTGGGCGGTGAACCGCGATTGCAACAACTGTGCGGGAATCGCGCAAGGCAAGTACGACTACACCAAGATCGTGGCGGGTTATACCGGCTGACTTCCGTTCCCCACCGGTGTCAGTCCGTGAGGGGCTCCTTCCCTGCTCTCAAGGCAGGGAAGGAGGCCCTCACCACCTCGCCACCCCTCAGCGACCGCAGTCCGGCGCCGTGTTCAGCGGCCGCCCGCGCGACCACACGAGGTCGACCGGATGCACCGAACCGTCCGGATCGATCGACAGGATCGGCAACACCTTGTCGAGCTGATTTCCCGTCGTCCGATCGAAGGCGATGGCTCCGGTCGCGCCGGGCACCGAGGAATTGCAGTCGATGTTGCGCACCACGTCCGGCACCGAGACCGGATCGGCCGACACGTTGTCCCCCGCCGCCCGGACCGCGACGGCCACCGCGTCGTGCTCGATCATCGCGGCGCCGTCCCACAGTCCGCCACGCGGGAACCGCCGCGTGAACTCGGCGACGAAGTTGTCGTGGTTCTTCTTGTAGGTCGGATACGCCGGATCGGCGGCGAACATGTCCCACTGGTCGGGATAGGCCAGCGCCGTGTACCGGAGCCGGACTCCGATGTCCTTGTCCAGCGGCAATGGCTTCCCGGCGAGCGTGCTCGCGTCGTCCCCGGTCATCACGGTCACCGAGTCGAGCCCTTCACAGGCGCCGTCCCCGGCCAGCGCCTTCACGAACGCGCCGAGATCGAGCCCCCGCCCGGCGAAGTAGATGAGATCGGGTTTGGCGCCACAGATGTCGGAATGGTAGCCGCGGAACAGGTTCCGCAAATAGTCCTCCCTCGAGGCGTCGAACAACGGGATGCTGTTGTATCCCTTGGTGAAGAGAATCGGAACCTTCGACGCGCTCTGAAAGGCATCCGCGAGCGTGGTCGCGTAGGTGTCCTCCACGCCGGTGCCCCGGACCATCATCACCCGGCGGAAACCGTGCGCCGCGATGTACCCGGCGGCGGCGCGTGCCTCGTCGGTGTTGGTCGGCCCGACACGGAAGAAGTTGTCGATCCGTTTGCCCTGCGGATCGACGTTCATGTTGTCCGCGGTGACGGTGGCGCCGATCGTCGCGATGCCTTTCGCGGACAGTTCCGCGACCAGCGCCCGGCTGTGCTCCGAGCTGACCCCGACGTCGGTGACGGCGACGATGTGCTGGCTCGCCGCGGCCGCGACGATCTCCTCGGCGACGTCCTTCCAGTGGGTGGCGTTGCTGCCGTAGTTGGCCAGCAAAAGCCTGATCCCGGCCCGGCCGTTCTTCGGCCACGCGGCGGTGATGGCGCCCTGGACCTCGTGTTTCACGAAGTCGATCGGCTGGCTGTCGACCTTCGGATCCGGGGTGAAGTTCTCCAGCACCACGATGGTCCTGAAGTCGTTTCCCGCTTCGTCGTTGCGGGCCTTGATGAACTTCTCCAGTTCGGTGAACGGGTCGTTCTCCCGCATCGGACCCGACTCGAGATTGATGCCGACGCAGGCATAGGACGAACCTGACGATTTCTCGTCCGCGTCCACCGAACGCAGACCGGCCCCGCAGTTCTCCCACGGTTTGATCGCGACCAGGAGTGCGCCGAGGAGGACGACCACGACCGCCGAGAGCAGGCCGCGGTGGCGTTGCGCCCAGCCGCGCGGGCGCACCGGCGGGCCGGCGGGTGCGCGATGGCGGGTACGGGAAAGCCGGGTCTTCACCGATTCGAACCAGGACATCACGGGGTTCCGTTCGAGTTCAGGGGAACTCGCCGCGACGGGCGAGATCCTTGGCCGCTACGAGGGCGCCGACGTCGGGACGATGTGAGGTCGTGGCCAGCGCGGCGAAGGCGTTTTCGATCACCTGCTGCTGGTCCAGACCGCGGACGGCGAACGGGTTGGCGGTCAGCCAGCCGGCCGCGATGAGCCGGGCGATGTTGTTGCGGATCTCGGTCCGGCCGTCCGGATGGCAGGCGGAGTCCAGATTGACGAGTTCTTCGTACAACTCGGCATGTTTCCGCCCGGGCGGCAGGTCGTCCGGCGCGTGCAGGACGAGGTGGAGCTTCGCGATCCACTCGGCGTGCGGGATCCGGTTGAACTCGCTTTCGAAGAAGCGGACCACCGCGCCGATGTCGCCCAGCGCGAGGTTGCAGTAGGCCAGGCGCACGGGGTCCTGCGCGGTGTCCGGGTCGTCGCGCAGCGCCTCGAACTGACCGGCGTAGGTCGGCCCGTCATCGCGCCGGGCCAGCGCGGACACCAGGTTCGCGGCGATCCACGGGTGCAGGGCGGCCTGGTCCTCGGTGGTGGCGGTGGAATTCTTCGCCGTCACCCACAGCGCGATGCGCAGTTCGGTCAGGATCCGCCCGACGTGCGGCTGGTCGATCCGGCTCTGCGCGGCGTCCGGGATCAACCATGGCGCGGTCGCGAACGGGGCGGCGGTCACGAAGTCGTCGATGTGGACGCCGTCGAGATATTCGGTCAGGCCCAGTTCCTTCAACCTGTGGTAACACGGATCCTGCTCGCCGTCCGCAGCGGTGGTGAGCACGTCGCGGGCGCCTTCCCGCACGTCTCTTCCCCGCAACGTGCCCGCGATCCGCTCGATCGCCGACGGCAGCCCGCCGGTCGCCAGATGCGCGAGTTTCACCTTGGGGGTCGTCGCACCGGAATCGAGGACACGCGCGATCTGCCCGATCGGCTGCGGCGTGAGCATGACGGGGTAATAGGGGGATTCGAGTTCCCCCGCGCGCGGATTCGCCCAGTCCTCGTAGCCTGCCTCCTCGCAGGCGACCACCGGCCGGACCGCGGGCGGCGCCGAAGCCGCCGGTTTCCACGGCGCCAGCCACGCCGTTCCCCAGTCCTGGTGCCACCGTCCGCTGGTGGCGACGATCAGCAGCGCGTCGTGGGTGTCCCGGTCGTTCGGGTGGTGCAGGACGTACCGTTCCCGCGCGGCGATCAGATCGGCGAGGAACTCGGTGCCGCCGGCGTGATGGACGTCGTCCAGCAGCAGCACCCAGTTGTGCCAATGCCTGCGGCGCTCGGAAAGGTCACAGGCACACGGGCTCTTCTCCTCCGGTTTGGCCATCCTCCGATGGTTCTCCCGGACGTCGCCGAGGAAGGCCGCGATCAGCCATTCGGTGACCGCCTTGTCGTCCCTGGCGGTGCCGTGGGCGAGCCGGTTGAGTTCGATCAGCGCGTCGAACGGATCCTTGCCCTCGGCGTTCGGGAAGTCGGCGAGGTACTTCAACGCCTTGCCGAGCCGCGGCCGGATGTTCCGGACCAGATGCGGGAACGCCTGGCGGAACACGTCTGCGTAAGCGGATTCGACGAGACCCGTCGCCTTCGCGGTATCCGTCAGCGTGGTGAGCAATTCGTCGGCCTGCGGAGTCCAGCGGATTCCGTGGAAAGTGGTGATCAGCGTCTTGAGCTGATCCCGGTCGTCATGACGATTTCGTCCCGGCAGATCCGCCTGGACGGCGATCAACGCAATGGTGAAACGCACGAACTGCGGTTTCGGTCGATTCCGCCATTTGCTCGACAGCGCGTAGGCCAGCTTCGTCAGCACGTCGACCGTGCTCGGCCGGTCGCCGCGCCCGAAGTCGAACCCGGCGTGCACGACACCCCAGCCGAGATCGTGCCGGATCGCCTCCAGCGCCGTGCTCTTACCCGAGCCGACCGGGCCGAGCAGCAGCGTCACCGGCTGCGGCCTTGAAGGTGCCCCCACCTCGCGATTGATCAGCATTCTCCGAGTGAGCTTCACCGCGGGAGAATGTCGCCCCACACTCATCTTTCCTGTTCAGCCCCTAGCTGTGGTCCGGAAGGGATCGAAGATTGCGGACCATCGTAGGGAGCTGATCGAACCCAGGGCACAGGAATGGGCGTACCGGACACGAAAGGACGAAATCCGGGGAGAACCGTAATCATTATTCGACGGTGAGCGATACCTCTGCTCACCCGATCGGCGCTATCTGCCCCATTGCGGCCAGCGGCCGCCGCCGGGATATCCGCCGTGATTCCAGTCGTAATACCACTCGTGATGACCGGCGCGCGGATCCGGCCGTTCCTCGGGCGAAGGCGTGGGCGTCGGTGACGGCGTCTCCGAGCCGTGCATCGACGCGGTCATCGGCGGCGGAGGAGCGACGCTGCCACCCGAGGGCCCCGACGGGACGGGCGAAGACACCGCGTCGTCCGGGACCTCGACGGCCTGCGGCGCGATGGTCGGCGACGGCGGCGGGAGCGGCGCCCCCGGGATGACCTCGGTCTGGTCGGCCGGGGCGAGCAGCACGGCGAGCAGCCCGCCGACGACGAGACCACCCGCCGAAAGCGCCGAGATCCGCCGAATCCTCCCGCTCCCGGGAGCGGCCTCCGGAGCCCGGTGCTTCGGGCCTCGCGGCCCCCGGCGGCGGGGTGCCGCGCCGGCTTTCCGCATCAACTCGCTGAGTGTCTGGTGGTGAACCCTCGTCCGCGCTCGACGTCGCCAGGGCGCGACCCGGTCTTTCAGCTCGCGAAGGGCGCCCTGCCACCGCGATGGCGTGGCCTTCGGCCGGAGCGGGTTCAGGGCGTCCCCGCCGGAATCGTGGCGAGCCGTGCGTGCCATCGGCACCTCCCTACCCGGTCCGTCGCTCGACGGCGACGGCCTCGTCCCGGGGTGGATCCTAGGAAGGCGGGAGGTGGTTGTAAACGGTCGTCGTCCACTGCGGACAGACGATGCGGTGAAGGGTCAGGCTGCTGCGGTGACCGCGATGGCGGCTTCGCCCGCCTCGGTCAGCTCGGCGGGCACGCGGCCGGTGACCGCGGCGGGGCCGGTGGACGCGCCGGGGCGGATGTAACCGCCGCGGGCGAGCGCGTGCGCGGTCATCTGATCGCAACAGGCGAACCCGTCGATGAAGAGATCCGGCTCGCAGCTGCACGACATCTGGGCACGGCGCGCCGCGACCGCTCGCAGCATCGCCATCGCGCGATGGGACAGTTCGATCTCTGAACCGGACACCGGACGGACCTCTCTCGATCAGCCACCTGAATCAGCAGCACTCACACCGTGTTATCGGTCGCTGCTCCATCAGTGTTAACAAGATCTCAGACGTTGTCGGTGTCTTCTCGGTTCCGTGAGATCTTCGCCGA is from Amycolatopsis lurida and encodes:
- a CDS encoding nucleoside deaminase is translated as MTQVIDPAQLLSVAREEAELGKAEGGVPIGAALFDTTGALLGRGHNRRVQDGDPSMHAETSAFRNAGRRPHYRDTIMVTTLSPCWYCSGLVRQFGIGRVVIGEATTFEGGHGWLEEHGVEITLLDDPACTALMTEFIREHPDLWFEDIGVPAEG
- a CDS encoding TetR/AcrR family transcriptional regulator, translated to MTMSLSAELWPDVQPETARRLMLAGVESFARRGYHATTTRDIASAAGMSPAALYVHFPSKAALLFAISKYGHEQTLSLVESVVARETDPVERIRLLVEDFVAWHARRHTVARVVQYELHALPDEEFEIVAKLRRRIEQVVREVITEGAATGVFTVGDPHTAARAVLSLGVDVSRWYSERTRQTPKKLGQEYSELVLRMLGTKLS
- a CDS encoding chitinase, whose product is MKSLRRWATLVTTVGAALATAAGLAPVASAAPDPVLASPYLYQWSGQTDPIAAMNATGVKAFTLAFILSDGGCNPKWDGSRSLTGSDATMIANIRAKGGDVIPSFGGWSGTKLGPKCGTPAALAGAYQKVIDAYKLKAIDLDIENTDEFENHTVQDRILNAIKITKQKNPGLRVVITIPTEVGGPNAHGKRLINQSKALGAGVDAWSVMPFNFSSGGDMAGKTRSAVDGLKNVVKSAFGLSDDAAYRRSGLSSMNGKTDVAGETVSVADFRAIRDYAASKHLARLSFWAVNRDCNNCAGIAQGKYDYTKIVAGYTG
- a CDS encoding GGDEF domain-containing protein; this translates as MVGDSLMATGSRDRRDRLAAPWRVLGSWSLWELPRRGLIGYLLLVDFAAIAATVYLFVLRPPAPSSFLPFSALLTGMVLSAELSRPVERSRADTRLGAGLDAAWIFAGALLLPPAPAAVLVVASAGYRWFRIRRGIPHRQVFAASATMLSALGASIVPVLLGAPPFIGAARDFESFALVFATGLVFLSVDAALAAPAAEFGAEPSGFAFDAAMVAFGLVLAWSAADWPLVTVVLAGALVVLHRAGTMRALRGHADTDSGTGLLTASSWLDGARTQFELLRGRGADLSLLMLDLDHFARLNDRHGRHVGDDVLRAVADTLRAEVRAADLVGRFGGEEFVVLLPGTSRFDAHAIAERIRLRISSTFVSLDGKFAGATVSIGVSSHPASGETLDRLVGAADQALRAAKGAGRNRTVVFEAET
- a CDS encoding helix-turn-helix transcriptional regulator, with the protein product MTTGTSARLLRLLSLLQARRDWPGADLADRLKVDVRTVRRDVERLRELGYPVHATPGVAGGYRLGAGAALPPLLLDDDEAVAVAVGLRTAANGTVSGIEETSVRALTKLEQVLPARLRHRITALNTAMIPLGGVVPVIDAAALTVIASACRDHQRLRFGYRSHNGDVSERYIEPLRLVHTGRRWYLVAFDLDRDDWRTFRVDRIDGVPDTSFRFTPREPPAEDLAAYVSRGITSSPYPHQMVLRVNAPADALAEYVSPTAGTIEAIDEHTCRVRVGSNDLSVMPYYLAHWDVDFVVEEAPDEVKERLRLVADRFARAVV
- a CDS encoding SDR family oxidoreductase; this encodes MTASFTGSGVVVTGGGGGIGAVLARRFAAEGARVVVGDLNGDAAAEVAKEIGGTAVAGDAASEAGVASLIEAARETLGEIDVFCANAGIAPMGGVDAPEEDWARIWDVNVMAHVRAARLLLPPWLERGRGHFISTVSAAGLLTSLGSASYSVTKHGALAFAEWLSATYRHRGLTVQAICPQGVRTAMLENTGPAGELLMGASAIQPEQVADALFEAIAADRFLVLPHPEVADYYAARATQTDRWLGGMNKLQRKVEQVIGE
- a CDS encoding MFS transporter, with the protein product MADTAPNAPETAAEPTITVSQRRRAATAAALASSVEWYDYFVFGIAAALVFGKTFFPTSNAAAGVLASFATFAVGFLARPLGGIIAGSLGDKRGRKPVLVLAIALMGAATTLIGLLPTYDSIGIAAPILLVLLRLVQGVAVGAQWGGAMLLATEYAPPGKRGLYGSLVQLGVPIGVVLANTVFLVAAQVAPPSDFLVWAWRIPFLVGVLVLGLAWYMHVKIDETPEYRRAEAKLAAEERGRAKSPLRDVLRHHKGTVLLAGGSFMVNTATFYILLNGVLDYATRHLGMSRTTVLVATLLISTLQLAIIPLSAKLSDRIGRLKIYTFGAAGVALWAIPMFLLIDTASLPLFVIASFVGSLFLGIMYGPQAALFAELFTAEMRYTGASLGYQISAVVGGGLAPFIMVLLLESTGTSMSVSLYIIVLALISLGSIGLLAKRARSTSDSDDRAREAVGDQP
- a CDS encoding SDR family oxidoreductase — protein: MNSFKDRVAIVTGASRGIGLGIAKDLVERGAKVCITARKPEPLAEAVAELGGEAVAIAVPGKADDEAHQDEAVAKTIETFGRLDMLVNNTGINPVFGPTLDIDPGAAAKIFAVNVLAPLSWTRRARDAWMGEHGGAVVNVASIAGLGASPGIGMYGVSKAALIRLTKELGFELGPKIRVNAVAPAVVKTKFATALYEGREEEVSESYPMKRLGVPADIASAVSFLLSEEAGWITGQTVVLDGGVTLAGGL